The segment TGTGGGTTATTTTAATCTCAGGGGCTGGCATGAAATAGCTGATAAGATAGACTCTTTAGATGGAATGCTGGTTACTGAGAGCGAAGATCAAACGCATAGGGTATGCCGATTACTTGTAGGCATGCAAAAATTACCGGCTGAGATACTTAAAGAGTCCTTCCTTCATGATGATTCTTATCTCATCGATCAGGCAGAAATGCTTAAACTAAAAAAAAGGCTAGCCGCTGAATTTAAAGAACAACTCACCATAGGTACACCAAGCGAAAGGGATGAAATATACCTTAGAAAATTGAGCAGGCAATTAAAAGAAAACAGGGTGGTAGTTAAACTCCATTTAAAACACCCCCTGCATGCAAAGCTTTATCTTGCTTATAGTGATGATGTACGCATACCTGTTGTAGGGTTTCTGGGCAGTAGTAATCTCACACTAGCCGGTCTCTCTAAACAGGGGGAGTTAAATATTGATGTGATGGATCATGATGCTGCATTAAAACTTTCTAAATGGTTTGATGACAGATGGAATGATAACAAATGTATAGACATCACCAAAGAACTTATTCAGATAATAGATGAAAGCTGGGCTGCTGACAGACTGGTTATGCCATATCATATATACCTGAAGATAGCCTATCATCTCTCTCGTGAGGCGCGCGCCGGTATAAGTGAATTTAAACTTCCTAAAATCTTCCAGCAGGAATTATTGGACTTCCAGCAGAAAGCTGTATTAATTGCAGCACATCATCTACATAAACGCGGCGGGGTTATGATAGGAGATGTTGTAGGACTAGGTAAAACAATAACTGCTACAGCACTTGCCAAAATGTTTGAAGAAGATTTCTTTCTTGAGACTCTTATAATCTGCCCAAAAAACATTGTTGAGATGTGGGAAGACTATGTCTATAAATACCAGCTTCATGCCAAAGTACTCTCACAGAGTATGGTTCAGAAGCAGTTACCGAATTTGCGAAGATACCGCATTGTTGTGATTGATGAAAGCCATAACATGCGGAATGATAATGGCAGCAGATACCGCGCTATTAAGGCGTATATAGAGGAAAATGAGAGCAAGGTAATCCTACTTTCCGCAACACCATACAACAAGTCATATATTGATCTCTCAAATCAGCTCAGGCTTTTTCTTGCAGATGATAAAGACCTGGGGATCAGCCCTGAACGATATATCGAAAGCACAGGAGGCCCGGTGCATTTTGCCGCAAGGCACACAGAAACCTTTATCCGCAGCATAAAGGCATTTGAAAAGAGCACTTTCTCAGATGACTGGCGTGAGTTGATGAGGCTGTATCTTGTAAGAAGGACAAGAAGTTTTATCAAAAACAACTATGCTGTAACAGATAAAGAAAATGGCCGGAAATACCTGACCTTTTCAGATGGGTCAAGGTCATATTTCCCTGATCGCTTGCCTAAAAAGGTCGAATATGCCTTTGATCCTGAAAACAAAAAGGACCAATATGCCAAACTCTATTCAGATCAGATTATAGTTACAATAAACGGTCTTGAACTCGCAAGGTATGGCCTTGGCAATTACATTAATGAAAAAAGTCCTGTAAAACGATCAAAAGATGAAGAAGTGATCATTGCAAATCTTTCCAGGGCTGGTAAAAGGCTTATGGGTTTCTGCCGCACTAATCTTTTCAAGCGGCTTGAAAGCAGCGGTTATTCATTCCTCCTTTCTCTTTCAAGGCATATCTTAAGAAATTTTATTTTTGTATATGCGCTTGAAAATAACCTGCCTCTTCCAATTGGTAAAAATATTATAGAAAATATGGATGATTATCTTGAAGACAGCGACTTAGACAGTAATGGAGATGATGGCATAATAACCTTTATGCTTGATGAAGAGGAATATCTTAAAAGGGCAAATCAGGTATATGAATTATATACAGGTAAATTCAAAACAAGGTTTGAGTGGATAAGGAGTGAGCTGTTCGTTCCTGACTTGAAAAGATCATTAATTCATGATGGCCGTGAAATCATAAAAATATTGTCGCTTGCCCATGATTGGAATCCTGAAGAGGATAGACAATTAAAAGCCCTTCATGAACTGATCAATAAATCCCATAAGCAAGACAAGATTCTCATTTTTACTCAGTTTGCCGACACCGCGAATTATCTTTTTGAACAATTAAAAGCTAAAGGGGTTAAAAGTATTGAATGTGTTACAGGTGATAGTGAAAACCCAACGCACTATGCACACAGATTTAGTCCTTTCAGCAATGAAAAACAGCACATTAAGGGAACCGAACATGAATTGCGTGTTCTTATAACAACTGATGTGCTGAGCGAAGGGCAGAACCTGCAGGATGCACACATTATCCTAAATTATGATTTGCCATGGGCTATCATCCGGCTCATTCAAAGAGCAGGGCGCGTGGATAGAATCGGGCAAAAGTCCGATAAAATCCTGTGCTATTCATTTTTACCTGAAGATGGTATCGAGAATATAATCAGATTAAGGGGACGGCTCAGGGAGCGGATAAAACAGAATGCTGAGGTAGTTGGCTCAGATGAAACTTTTTTTGACGGTGACCCTGTTAATATCCATGATCTTTACAATGAGAAATCCGGCATTTTTGATGATGAAGATGATTCTGAAGTCGATCTTGCCTCCTATGCCTATCAGATATGGAAGAATGCAACAGATAATGACCCAGCACTCTTAAAAATAGTGCCTGATCTACCGAATGTCGTTTATGCGACAAAGGGTAATACCTTTGTAAAAGACAAGGAAGGCGTTATTGTCTACACCAGGACGGCTGATGATAATGATGTGCTTGCATGGATGAGTACACAGGGCAAAATGATCACCCAGTCTCAACTGGCTATCCTGAAAGCTGCTGAATGTTCAAAAAATACAGAACCACGGTTCAAAATCCCTGATCATCACCAGATAGTCAAGAACGCTGTGGATGTCATAACCAAAGAAGATGTAGCCACAGGAAGCTCACTCGGTAAAAAAACAGGGGTCAAGTATCGCGTCTATATGAGGCTGGACCGCTACCTTAAAGAGAATGAAGGTACACTCTTTGTTACCAATGAGATGAAAAAGGCGGTTGATGATATATTCAAGTATCCTCTTAAGGAATTTGCAAGGGATACACTTAACAGGCAATTGAAGGCAGGGATATCAGACGAAACCCTTGCAAGCCTTGTTGTATCCCTTCGCGATGATGACAAACTTTGTATTACAGATGGAGAAGCTGTAACAGCTCGTCTCCCTCAAATTATCTGCTCTATGGGTATAAGGAATATCGAGTAAAAGTAAATTTAAGGCTGAAAGAGAATAAAAGACATGTCCATCTCAAAAAGAGCATTTGCCAGCTACATAAAGAGTTTTCAATTCAGAGAACTGTTTAATGACATGGGCTGGAATAATGATAGGGCTAAACAGCCAATTATTGTTGATGAAAACACTTATAACCTGATTGGAGTGGCAGAAAAAAGTGGTTTCAGGGTTTTTCTCTGTGCACCTGATAATGGGAAGAAGCTGCCTGATAAGGCTACACGAAAAAAGATTGAAGGAAGAGTGACCAAACTCTTTCAGGAACACCTTCTTATTTTTATTGACGATGAAAAAAGAGAACAGATTTGGCAGCTTGCAGTCCGAAAGGCAGGAGCCCCAACAAGGCTAAGCGAAACACGCTATGCTGTAAATCAGGACCCTGAGCTTTTGTATCAGCGCGCAAGCGGCCTCTTTTTCAAACTTGATGAAGAGGAACAGATTACCATAGTAGATGTCACAAAACGTGTAGCTGAGAATTTCCAGCAGAATAATGAAAAGGTTACTAAAAAATTCTATGAGGGTTTCAAAAAAGAGCATACTGCCTTTCTGAAATTTATCAATGGGATCGATAGCAGGGTGAGTATGGAATGGTACGCCTCCCTCATGCTCAATCGCCTGATGTTCTGTTATTTTATACAGAAAAAAGGTTTTCTCGATAACAATAGGAACTATCTTCAAGATAAACTCGCTACCTGCAAAACAAAGAAAGGGAAAAACAAATTCTATTCCTTTTACAGGGATTTTCTTCTCGCATTATTCCATGAGGGTTTAGGAGCTCCTATTAAAAGCAAAGAGCTGGAGGTTGATATAGGAAGAGTCCCCTATCTGAATGGCGGCCTTTTTGATGAACATGAGATAGAAAAGGCCTTCAAAAATATAGAAATTGATGACAAGGCATTTGAAAGACTCTTTGACTTTTTCGATGAATATGAATGGCACCTTGACACACGTGAGGCTGCCAGCGGCCGCGACATCAACCCGGACGTTATCGGCTATATATTTGAGAAGTACATAAATGACCGAGCCCAGATGGGGGCCTATTACACCAAAGAAGATATCACAGACTATATCAGTAAAAACTGTATTATCCCGTGGCTATTTGATGAGGTTAAACGGAATTATCCTAAAGCTTTTAAGGATGATGAATGGTTATGGAAAATGGTCCGCGAAAGCGGGGATGACTATATCTATGACGCGGTAAAATATGGTGTTCCGGAAGATAAAAATATTTTTGCTGACCTGCCGGATGAAATAAAAAAGGGCTTTGATCCTGAGCTTGAAAAAAAGGTTGTTGATGGTGATGGGCCATACCTACATGAGCTAAGAAAGGATTGGAACAAACCGGCGCCATCGGATATCGCCCTGCCGACTGAAATATACAGAGAAGTTATTGAAAGACGTAAAAGATATGAAGATATTAAGACAAAGATAAAAAATGGCGAAATAAAGAATATAAACGATTTTATCACATATAACCTCAATATCCGGCAGTTTGCCCAGGATGTGATTGAAACCACAGAAGATGCGGAATTTATAAAGCATTTCTATAAGGCATTGTCCGGTGTGACCATACTTGACCCCACCTGTGGATCAGGGGCTTTTCTTTTTGCAGCGCTTAATATCCTTGAACCCCTGTATGAGGCAGCTATTGAAAGGATGCAGGATTTTGTTGCAGCATCAGACAAAGGTAAGTACATATTCTTTGAGAAGAGTCTTGTATATATAACCGCTCCAGAACATCTCAACCTCCAGTACTTTATCTACAAGAGCATCATCCTTAACAACCTATATGGTGTTGATATAATGAATGAGGCGGTAGAAATAGCCAAGCTGCGGCTGTTCCTGAAGCTGGTTGCCACAGTGGATGCCGACTACCGCAAACCTAACCTTGGCCTGGAACCTCTGCCTGATGTGGATTTTAATATCCGGGCTGGAAACACGCTGGTTGGTTATGCAACACAAAAACAGATAGAGGATGCATTTTTTGGAAGAATTGATTTCGGTAATGATAAAGGGAAGATATTTGAAAACTGTAATATGGTGGCCCGTGCCTTTACCAGATATAAAGAAATTCAGCTCAAGGGGAAAACAGAATTAAATGATTTTAAGTATGCAAAGGATGATTTAAATGATCGGCTCGGTAAACTCAGGAATGAACTGAACATACTTCTTCATAAAAAAGATTATGACAGCAAAGATTACAGCTATAATCAGTGGCTTGGCACACACCAGCCCTTTCACTGGTTTGCTGAGTTCTATGAGATCATACAGGGACAGGGTGGATTTGATGTTATTATTGGAAATCCCCCATATTTGGAATTAACACAAATAGACTACAAATTATATGGTTATAAAACGGCTGATAGTAAAGCGGTACATGTGTTTTGCATTGAAAGAAGTATCACGCTTTTAAATAGCAAAGGGAACATTTCCATGATAGTTCCTCTTGCTATAGTCTCGACACAGCGTATGGTTGGTATTCAGTGTTTACTAGAAGATAGCCATTCAGTATGGTATTCAAATTATGCATGGCGACCAGGAAAGCTATTCGACACGGTTAATAGAGCTTTAACAATATTTTGTGCAAACACCGATAACATATTAAAAGTATTCTCAACAAATTATCAAAAATGGGTAAGTGATACGAGAGATATTCTTATGGATAGAATATCTTATTCTTCAATTTATAAAAAAAGAAAATCATTTTGGGTCCCAAAGTTAGGACAACAAATTGAAGAGACTTTACTTTTGAAATTACTAAAATATAAGAGACTCGAATATAACATAACTAAACACGGCATACCTGTTTATTATCGGACAACAGGAGGACTTTACTGGAAAATATTTACAAATTTTCCACCATATTTCAAGTTGAATGGGATCGTAAGTTCATCATCTCGAGAAACAAATTTCAAAGTTGAATCTGATAATATTTCAAAAATAATTTGTGCTTGTTTGAGTTCAGATATTTTTTGGTATTGGTATACAATTACATCAAACTTAAGAGACCTGAATCCAACTGACATCCAAAAGTTTACTATTCCTGAAAACCTTTTTCTTTGTGATAAATTATTATATTTGGCTGATAAATATTTAGAGGATATTCAAAAAAATAGCATTCCTTTAATAAGAGAACAAAAAAACAAAGGAACAACTGAGACACAATCATTCATTATAAATAAATCAAAACCCATCATAGATGAAATTGATACAATACTTGCACAGCATTACTGCTTCACCCATGAAGAACTGGATTTTATAATCAATTATGACATCAAATACCGCATGGGAAAGGAACTGGGTGGGGAAGAGGAGGAGTAAAAGGACGATTGAGTAAACGTAAATAACTGTTTAGGCCTAAATCTGGCCGGTCTTATATTTTATTGATTTATATTTTTTCAGATCATATACTTTGTCGTTATGTGATACAAAATTATGTTTCCTCTATGAGTTTTGTCTTGATTATCAGTATATGGGGATCTTCAGATGGCAGAAATTAATCTTGCGCAGGCAGAAGCAGATTTACTCATTAAGATGGAAAAATATCGTGTTGATGATACGTTATGGGACTATCCAAGTCTTGGGGGCTCAATAATCATCCCCTTGGTTTCAGAAGATAAAAGAGAGAATTTTCTTCTGGATATCAGCAGATATGGGAAAATTGACCTTTTAAAAGGAACGTATCAAAACAGGGCACGGCAGATAATTGTACTTGTCAGGCTGGACTTTGGGGGGCAACCGCATCGTAACCCTGATGACATCGAAATCCCTTCGCCTCATTTACACCTTTATCGTGAAGGGTATGGCGACAAATGGGCGATGCCGGTGCCTGGTGATTATTTTAAAAATACAAAGGACATGTGGCAGACATTACAGGAATTCATGGATTATTGTAATATTGTCCAACCACCAAATATCCAAAAAGGGCTATTTTCATGATTGATGAAATACATATATTATTAGATCAATATACGGCATGGCTAAAAGATAAGACTGCCCTTCGTAAGATTGATGACTGGGTGGAGATTACTACGCCTTATCTGGACAGGCATAATGATTATATACAAATTTATATCAGACGGGATAACGGCAGCTATATTCTTACAGATGACGGCTATACAATTGATGACTTGAAAAGATCTGGCTGTGAGTTAGAAAGTAAAAAAAGAAGAGATTTGTTAACTCTTACATTGAATGGTTTTGGTGCAAAACTTGAAGAGAATGCATTGGTTATGCGTGCCTCTTCTGAAAATTTTCCACTAAGAAAACATAATCTGTTACAGGCTATACTGGCAGTAAATGAT is part of the Desulfatiglans sp. genome and harbors:
- a CDS encoding NgoFVII family restriction endonuclease; translated protein: MPRIYDNIEHHLSKGLTETLNLSKRCDFCVGYFNLRGWHEIADKIDSLDGMLVTESEDQTHRVCRLLVGMQKLPAEILKESFLHDDSYLIDQAEMLKLKKRLAAEFKEQLTIGTPSERDEIYLRKLSRQLKENRVVVKLHLKHPLHAKLYLAYSDDVRIPVVGFLGSSNLTLAGLSKQGELNIDVMDHDAALKLSKWFDDRWNDNKCIDITKELIQIIDESWAADRLVMPYHIYLKIAYHLSREARAGISEFKLPKIFQQELLDFQQKAVLIAAHHLHKRGGVMIGDVVGLGKTITATALAKMFEEDFFLETLIICPKNIVEMWEDYVYKYQLHAKVLSQSMVQKQLPNLRRYRIVVIDESHNMRNDNGSRYRAIKAYIEENESKVILLSATPYNKSYIDLSNQLRLFLADDKDLGISPERYIESTGGPVHFAARHTETFIRSIKAFEKSTFSDDWRELMRLYLVRRTRSFIKNNYAVTDKENGRKYLTFSDGSRSYFPDRLPKKVEYAFDPENKKDQYAKLYSDQIIVTINGLELARYGLGNYINEKSPVKRSKDEEVIIANLSRAGKRLMGFCRTNLFKRLESSGYSFLLSLSRHILRNFIFVYALENNLPLPIGKNIIENMDDYLEDSDLDSNGDDGIITFMLDEEEYLKRANQVYELYTGKFKTRFEWIRSELFVPDLKRSLIHDGREIIKILSLAHDWNPEEDRQLKALHELINKSHKQDKILIFTQFADTANYLFEQLKAKGVKSIECVTGDSENPTHYAHRFSPFSNEKQHIKGTEHELRVLITTDVLSEGQNLQDAHIILNYDLPWAIIRLIQRAGRVDRIGQKSDKILCYSFLPEDGIENIIRLRGRLRERIKQNAEVVGSDETFFDGDPVNIHDLYNEKSGIFDDEDDSEVDLASYAYQIWKNATDNDPALLKIVPDLPNVVYATKGNTFVKDKEGVIVYTRTADDNDVLAWMSTQGKMITQSQLAILKAAECSKNTEPRFKIPDHHQIVKNAVDVITKEDVATGSSLGKKTGVKYRVYMRLDRYLKENEGTLFVTNEMKKAVDDIFKYPLKEFARDTLNRQLKAGISDETLASLVVSLRDDDKLCITDGEAVTARLPQIICSMGIRNIE